One segment of Kogia breviceps isolate mKogBre1 chromosome 14, mKogBre1 haplotype 1, whole genome shotgun sequence DNA contains the following:
- the ZCCHC3 gene encoding zinc finger CCHC domain-containing protein 3: MATGGGAEEERKRGRTQLLSLARPAARAEEAEGGREKMGWAQVVKNLAEKKGEFRESRPPRREEEGGNGARGGLSAPTGLAAPGLGDFPPAGRGDPKGRRKEPAGEATDARKKKGAAEAGRRKKAEAAAMAVPAKPDAAEDAAERPPQDEQATAAGPAAGPGKGRFLVRICFQGDEGACPTRDFVVGALILRSIGMDPSDIYAVIQIPGSREFDVSFRSAEKLALFLRVYEEKREQEDCWENFVVLGRSKSSLKTLFILFRNETVDVEDIVTWLKRHCDVLAVPVKVTDRFGIWTGEYKCEIELRQGEGGVRHLPGAFFLGAERGYSWYKGQPKTCFKCGSRTHMSGSCTQDRCFRCGEEGHLSPYCRKGIVCNLCGKRGHAFAQCPKAVHNSVAAQLTGVAGH; this comes from the coding sequence ATGGCCACCGGCGGCGGCgcggaggaggagaggaagcggGGGCGGACGCAGCTCCTGTCTCTTGCGCGCCCGGCTGCCCGGGCCGAGGAGGCCGAGGGCGGCCGCGAGAAGATGGGCTGGGCCCAGGTGGTAAAGAACCTGGCCGAGAAGAAGGGCGAGTTCCGCGAGTCGCGGCCTCCGCGGCGGGAGGAGGAGGGCGGTAACGGCGCGCGCGGCGGGCTCAGCGCCCCCACGGGCCTGGCGGCGCCGGGCCTCGGTGACTTCCCCCCGGCCGGCCGGGGGGACCCGAAGGGCCGTCGGAAAGAGCCGGCCGGCGAGGCAACGGACGCCCGCAAGAAGAAGGGCGCAGCCgaggcaggcaggaggaagaaggcCGAAGCGGCGGCCATGGCGGTCCCGGCCAAGCCCGACGCGGCTGAAGACGCGGCCGAGCGGCCCCCACAGGACGAGCAGGCGACGGCGGCTGGCCCCGCGGCGGGCCCGGGCAAGGGCCGCTTCCTCGTGCGCATCTGTTTCCAGGGAGACGAGGGCGCCTGCCCAACCCGGGACTTCGTGGTGGGCGCGCTCATCCTGCGCTCCATCGGCATGGACCCGAGCGACATCTATGCGGTCATTCAGATCCCTGGCAGCCGGGAGTTCGACGTGAGCTTCCGCTCGGCGGAGAAGCTGGCCCTATTCTTACGCGTCTACGAGGAGAAGCGCGAGCAGGAGGACTGCTGGGAGAACTTTGTGGTGCTGGGGCGGAGCAAGTCCAGCTTGAAGACGCTCTTCATCCTCTTCCGGAACGAGACGGTGGACGTGGAGGACATCGTGACCTGGCTCAAGCGCCACTGCGATGTGTTGGCCGTGCCGGTGAAAGTGACCGACAGGTTTGGGATCTGGACCGGGGAGTACAAGTGCGAGATCGAGCTGCGCCAGGGGGAGGGCGGGGTCAGGCACCTGCCGGGGGCCTTCTTCCTGGGGGCCGAGAGGGGCTACAGCTGGTACAAGGGGCAGCCCAAGACGTGCTTTAAATGTGGTTCCCGGACCCACATGAGTGGCAGCTGCACACAGGACAGGTGCTTCAGGTGCGGGGAGGAAGGGCACCTGAGCCCTTACTGCCGGAAGGGCATCGTGTGTAACCTCTGTGGCAAACGAGGACACGCCTTTGCCCAGTGTCCCAAAGCGGTTCACAATTCCGTGGCAGCTCAGCTAACCGGCGTGGCCGGGCACTGA